A window of Cydia pomonella isolate Wapato2018A chromosome 22, ilCydPomo1, whole genome shotgun sequence contains these coding sequences:
- the LOC133529960 gene encoding reticulocyte-binding protein 3-like isoform X3 — protein sequence MAEKNKRRRSRRGLMELFFEDAKKDVMLKSMAQANEEDCQPKSSKSIGCPPKDWCTGCLVCDCGNNGEWQCHVMSFCEDKTPRPKTRKNKKIEINEIDTAETDEKKDTSVNTIPEKKNDKRSVKHKKNNNSTSTPGKKDKKVSKKIPKTKTSTTSTTTKKPQQPKIAVKTLKKFMRKDNMKHGPGVLVIKKYISTISPIDSPDLLKYKNDSQKLAQILYQQYEAATRTRRDSHAVKREIKLEKILNNKQKRHFELKYNARGRKPMNIKEHNDWNTKMRARKIERDHLKTTSNTNSFYSNQNELMSPDERKRIKKIQNDDKKHDIGSHRKKATVILIPRKRRNKRNVLPITDVPTNSTTMEKDTVKISVVNSDQIETLTSVLGINEKMTSDLNNYKYTVDNIITKKYDDETTSSAVVYESTLKYVDIITNDYHDLDTENVTAMGTPNYTNLEIETTTQQINYDLQSVDLNNYTINEMSTQDNQLDLENNHTFETTTPPTIPIDYSPDKNLSTDKEFIINYVNLETTTNTVIEENPEINNTDNKINNNTNTGENIIKKGYITDIDKIIKDLNKYTLEKWKNTNKTNVNMYTARPNTSTSRTFKSSTADFEKMLQSISHNKTINNSKQNRMIAIKYLKKLYSQLLSTKNNKSRLNNIAVMESICDTFGPCKISTNKMEVLNNKITELISETKKALNVIRSIKGILQLIDDETNSTDKHINDEVEFKSYVKKLNAVLTDTYKSSLTETEMTQMNFIKNNTKIFIHSIGKFAFILNEILEIIHSERIKYNNLRKRKILIKKVTRHKVSEPLHKIKNLFLKFNVLQSSFMRNMYQAISDLEKQNEQNALLYDKSVNYQRDTRYKKSVDKYMNKINYNLEKLKILALKMGAKGRKKRDLMDHDDAVDYLLTLMEYLLKHNNPVDSPPVADGIDLLIDAIRRAPDIRPIKKKNLKQTSIMPTFPKVKSKTKTSSESEDDNSKNKSSKEDFKDSLSFEKQYFNSTQIVKPNNEEPNGYRKMSSDVSQKSTSVGITTSTTTKYVDVEDMVFNGDEVPKVYMATIPTYENIDDTDSEKEEAKPTIHKSSEIKTNESANNAEEETSNLTNRTFLNTDDKKENINTTETEKPIMTQFDRLNEEYEKQIKGKAPSSKNLKPKRKKNKRPRKKTKVDNKSDVSTITKEEDEEKIRKKVIVEEALLRKHIVTSTEDDPFQMDDESYSRDVTHLNTMHNEVFPSYFT from the exons ATGGCAGAAAAGAATAAACGCAg AAGATCCCGGAGGGGCTTAATGGAGCTCTTCTTCGAAGACGCTAAGAAAGATG TAATGTTGAAGAGTATGGCGCAAGCGAACGAAGAAGATTGCCAGCCAAAATCAAGCAAGAGCATAGGATGTCCACCAA aGGACTGGTGCACAGGATGTTTGGTTTGTGATTGTGGGAACAATGGCGAGTGGCAATGCCATGTGATGAGCTTCTGCGAAGACA AAACTCCACGAccaaaaactagaaaaaataagaaaatagaaataaatgaaattgataCTGCAGAAACTGATGAAAAAAAGGATACCTCAGTGAACACTATTCCGGAAAAGAAAAACGATAAAAGATCTGTTAAACATAAGAAGAATAATAATAGTACTTCTACGCCTGGTAAGAAAGATAAAAAAGTATCTAAgaaaatacctaaaactaaaaCAAGTACGACTAgcacaacaacaaaaaaacccCAACAACCAAAAATTGCTGTAAAGACACTAAAGAAGTTTATGCGCAAAGACAACATGAAACATGGTCCtggagttttagttattaagaaaTACATATCAACTATATCTCCAATAGACTCTCCAGATTTGCTAAAGTATAAAAATGACTCTCAAAAACTGGCACAAATACTGTACCAGCAATATGAAGCCGCTACGAGGACGCGACGTGATTCCCACGCTGTTAAACGTGAAATTAAACTAGAGAAGATActtaacaataaacaaaaaaggcattttgaattaaaatataatgctcGAGGTAGAAAACCAATGAACATCAAAGAGCACAATGACTGGAATACAAAAATGAGGGCAAGAAAAATAGAGCGAGACCACTTGAAAACCACTTCTAACACTAACAGTTTTTATTCTAACCAGAATGAATTGATGTCTCCGGATGAAAGAAAACGCATAAAAAAGATACAAAATGATGATAAAAAGCATGATATAGGTAGTCACAGAAAGAAAGCAACAGTTATTCTAATTCCAAGAAAAAGAAGGAATAAAAGAAATGTTCTGCCAATTACAGATGTCCCTACTAATTCAACAACTATGGAAAAAGACACGG TGAAAATCTCTGTAGTAAACAGCGACCAAATAGAGACATTGACGAGTGTGCTTGGAATAAACGAAAAAATGACATCGGACCTAAACAACTATAAATACACTGttgataatattattacaaaaaaatatgacgaTGAAACAACAAGCAGTGCTGTTGTTTACGAATCAACGCTAAAGTATGTAGATATAATTACCAACGATTACCATGATTTGGACACCGAAAATGTTACAGCTATGGGCACGCCTAATTACACGAATTTAGAAATTGAAACAACAACTCAGCAAATCAACTACGATTTGCAATCCgtagatttaaataattatactatCAACGAAATGTCTACTCAAGATAATCAGTTGGATTTAGAAAATAATCATACTTTTGAAACGACCACTCCACCAACCATACCAATCGATTATTCTCCCGATAAAAatctttctactgacaaagaattcataataaattatgtaaatttggAAACGACAACTAATACTGTTATAGAAGAGAATCCAGAAATAAACaatacagataataaaataaataacaacacgAATACGGgagaaaacattattaaaaaaggcTATATTACAGATATAGACAAAATTATAAAGGatcttaataaatatacattagagaaatggaaaaatactaataaaacaaatgtaaatatgtacacCGCTAGGCCTAATACCTCAACAAGTAGAACATTCAAATCTAGCACCGCCGATTTTGAAAAAATGTTGCAAAGTATTTctcataataaaacaataaataattcaaaacaaaaTCGTATGATTGCTatcaaatatttgaaaaaattatatagtCAATTATtgtcaacaaaaaataataaatcacgtCTCAACAACATTGCTGTCATGGAATCGATATGTGATACTTTTGGGCCTTGCAAAATCAGCACTAATAAAATGGAAgtattgaataataaaattactgaACTCATATCTGAAACTAAAAAAGCTTTGAACGTTATAAGATCTATCAAAGGTATTTTGCAATTAATTGATGACGAAACGAATAGCACTGACAAACATATAAACGACGAGGTGGAATTTAAGAGTTATGTAAAGAAATTAAATGCAGTATTAACAGATACGTATAAAAGCTCATTAACAGAAACTGAGATGACACAgatgaattttattaaaaataatacaaaaatatttatacattcaaTTGGAAAGTTTGCATTTATTCTAAATGAAATTTTAGAAATAATCCATTCAGAGAggataaaatacaataatttaaGAAAACGCAAAATTTTAATCAAGAAAGTTACTAGACATAAAGTAAGTGAaccattacataaaataaaaaatcttttccTGAAATTTAATGTGCTACAAAGCTCATTCATGCGGAACATGTATCAAGCAATATCTGATCTGGAAAAACAAAATGAGCAGAATGCGTTACTTTATGATAAAAGCGTAAATTATCAGCGAGATACAAGATACAAAAAGTCTGTTGACAAGTATATGAATAAAATCAATTACAATTTGGAGAAGTTAAAGATTCTAGCCCTAAAGATGGGCGCAAAGGGAAGAAAAAAGAGAGATCTTATGGACCATGATGATGCTGTGGACTATCTGCTGACACTGATGGAGTATTTGTTGAAACACAATAATCCAGTAGATTCTCCTCCAG tagCAGACGGAATAGACTTGCTGATAGATGCAATTAGACGAGCCCCAGACATAAGGCcgattaagaaaaaaaatctaaaacaaacgTCTATAATGCCCACATTTCCTAAGGTTAAATCCAAAACTAAAACAAGCAGTGAATCCGAAGATgataattcaaaaaataaaagttcaaaGGAAGATTTTAAAGATAGTTTGAgttttgaaaaacaatattttaatagcACACAAATAGTGAAGCCAAATAACGAAGAGCCTAATGGATATAGAAAAATGAGTTCAGATGTATCTCAGAAGTCTACATCCGTAGGCATAACAACATCAACAACTACAAAATATGTTGACGTTGAAGATATGGTTTTTAACGGGGATGAAGTTCCAAAAGTTTATATGGCTACGATTCCTACTTATGAAAACATTGATGATACTGATTCTGAAAAAGAAGAAGCAAAACCAACAATTCACAAAAGCTCAGAAATAAAAACTAACGAATCAGCCAATAACGCGGAAGAAGAAACATCTAACTTGACAAATAGGACTTTTTTAAACACGGatgataaaaaagaaaatattaacacTACAGAAACAGAAAAACCAATTATGACTCAATTTGACAGACTGAATGAAGAATacgaaaaacaaataaaaggcAAAGCTCCGTCGTCAAAGAATCTTAAGCCAAAGcgcaaaaaaaataaacgtccacgaaagaaaacaaaagtTGATAATAAAAGCGATGTCAGTACCATCACGAAAGAAGAAGACGAAGAGAAAATTAGAAAGAAAGTCATAGTTGAAGAAGCGTTGCTACGGAAACACATTGTTACTTCTACAGAGGATGATCCTTTTCAGATGGATGATGAAAGTTATTCAAGAGACGTAACGCATTTAAATACCATGCATAATGAGGTTTTTCCTAGTTATTTTACTTAA